The following coding sequences lie in one Candidatus Limnocylindria bacterium genomic window:
- a CDS encoding aspartate carbamoyltransferase catalytic subunit has product MRWSRRHVLDTDDWSTEEIEAVLDTTGAMIEVLSRPVRRAPPLRGRTVVLFFAESSTRTRVSFELAARTLSADVVNISASGSSVEKGESLFDTVRTLQALGGDVVVMRHSSSGAPYFVSERTDAAVINAGDGWHAHPTQGLLDAYTLRGALGDLAKKRIVIVGDVVHSRVARSDINTLVPLGATITLSGPPTLMPSSWRCGQAPAGTTYEPDLDRALDGADAVIALRLQKERQEGGLLPSLREYTRVWGLNEVRVSRMRPGAPVMHPGPMNEGVEIDASVAHGARSLVERQVTNGVAVRMALLYLLVGTPTLEAS; this is encoded by the coding sequence ATGAGGTGGTCGCGCCGGCACGTCCTCGACACGGACGACTGGTCGACGGAAGAGATAGAGGCCGTGCTGGACACCACCGGCGCGATGATCGAGGTGCTCTCGCGTCCCGTGCGGCGGGCGCCACCACTGCGCGGGCGCACCGTGGTGCTGTTCTTCGCTGAATCGTCGACGCGCACTCGCGTCTCCTTCGAGCTCGCCGCGCGGACATTGTCGGCCGACGTGGTCAACATCTCGGCGAGCGGTTCGTCCGTGGAGAAGGGCGAGTCGCTCTTCGATACGGTGCGCACGCTGCAGGCTCTGGGCGGCGACGTCGTCGTGATGCGGCACAGCTCGTCCGGCGCGCCGTACTTCGTCTCGGAGCGCACCGACGCGGCGGTCATCAACGCCGGCGATGGCTGGCACGCACATCCGACGCAAGGCCTCCTCGACGCTTACACGCTGCGCGGCGCGCTGGGCGACCTCGCGAAGAAGCGCATCGTGATCGTCGGCGACGTGGTGCACAGCCGTGTCGCCCGATCGGACATCAACACGCTCGTCCCGCTCGGCGCGACCATCACCCTTTCAGGGCCGCCAACGCTGATGCCCAGCTCCTGGCGGTGCGGACAGGCGCCCGCCGGCACGACATACGAACCGGATCTCGACCGCGCCCTGGACGGCGCGGACGCCGTGATCGCGCTCCGGCTCCAGAAGGAGCGGCAGGAAGGCGGCCTGCTCCCGTCGCTGCGCGAGTACACGCGCGTCTGGGGCCTGAACGAGGTGCGTGTCTCGCGCATGCGGCCCGGCGCTCCGGTCATGCACCCCGGACCGATGAATGAAGGTGTCGAGATAGACGCGTCTGTCGCGCACGGCGCGCGCTCGCTGGTCGAGCGGCAGGTCACGAATGGGGTCGCGGTGCGCATGGCGCTGCTCTACCTGCTCGTCGGGACGCCGACGCTCGAGGCGAGCTGA
- the pyrR gene encoding bifunctional pyr operon transcriptional regulator/uracil phosphoribosyltransferase PyrR, with amino-acid sequence MTTLLGADDVRRAISRIAHEIVERDRVLSGLAIVGIRSRGDVLAVRLRDAIRANENATVPLGSLDITLYRDDLTRIGYAPIVRESALDFSVDDKVVVLVDDVLFTGRTIRAAMDAIVDYGRPRAIRLAVLIDRGHRELPIRADFVGKNVPTKPTDDVRVHLTEVDGRDEVELIARERVSA; translated from the coding sequence TTGACCACGCTGCTCGGGGCCGACGACGTTCGTCGCGCCATTTCCCGGATCGCGCACGAGATCGTCGAACGCGACCGCGTCCTCTCCGGTCTCGCCATCGTTGGTATCCGCTCGCGCGGCGACGTCCTGGCCGTCCGGCTGCGTGACGCGATCCGCGCGAACGAGAACGCGACCGTGCCCCTCGGCTCGCTCGACATCACCCTCTACCGCGACGATCTCACTCGCATCGGCTACGCGCCGATCGTCCGCGAGTCGGCGCTGGACTTCTCGGTCGATGACAAGGTCGTCGTTCTGGTGGACGACGTGCTGTTCACCGGGCGCACGATCCGCGCCGCGATGGACGCGATCGTCGACTACGGCCGGCCCCGCGCGATCCGTCTTGCGGTGCTCATCGATCGCGGTCATCGCGAACTCCCGATACGCGCTGACTTCGTGGGAAAGAACGTGCCAACGAAACCCACCGACGACGTCCGCGTCCACCTCACCGAGGTGGATGGCCGCGACGAGGTCGAGCTCATCGCGCGGGAACGGGTGAGCGCATGA
- a CDS encoding M23 family metallopeptidase: MAPLATADPSNTEHVDLGHPMGSSPGQGRGISPVVRGLLIPIDGAEIPTVPELLPNSAREYRGGWHEGIDFPADRGTAVRAASSGTVVRVDRDFIDWDPASEQAALEAAIALGYTPDETLDRIRGRQVWIDHGRHVVTRYAHLDTVADLRVGETVTRGEVIGTVGSSGFEEGGPHLHFEIRVSDEYLGDWLEADELVRVITRAFD; this comes from the coding sequence GTGGCTCCGCTGGCTACCGCGGACCCATCGAACACCGAGCATGTTGACCTCGGTCACCCGATGGGAAGTTCCCCCGGTCAGGGGAGGGGGATATCCCCCGTTGTTCGCGGCCTTCTGATCCCGATCGATGGCGCGGAGATCCCGACCGTACCGGAGCTCCTACCGAATTCAGCGCGCGAATATCGCGGCGGCTGGCACGAGGGGATCGACTTCCCGGCTGACCGCGGCACGGCAGTGCGCGCGGCGTCCTCGGGGACGGTCGTGCGCGTGGACCGCGACTTCATCGATTGGGATCCGGCCAGCGAGCAGGCCGCGCTCGAGGCCGCGATCGCCCTCGGCTACACACCGGATGAGACGCTCGACCGTATCCGCGGACGCCAGGTCTGGATCGACCACGGGCGGCACGTCGTGACGCGCTACGCGCACCTCGACACGGTCGCGGATCTACGCGTCGGCGAGACCGTGACGCGCGGAGAGGTCATCGGCACGGTCGGTAGCTCTGGCTTCGAAGAGGGTGGACCGCATCTGCACTTCGAGATACGCGTCAGTGACGAGTATCTCGGTGACTGGCTCGAGGCTGACGAGCTCGTGCGCGTCATCACTCGGGCGTTCGACTAG
- a CDS encoding NUDIX domain-containing protein, translating into MADLTFVSRRDSSFKEFPPASAQIAMVLPFYGNLTVWMRTPDAGGWHFPTSARRSGETILEVARRELWDAARIVANRLDLLGAIRYELPKPTTAYVYMCELDRLSWWYDLPDKDKCAELGVFARLPNPIASEAVEIVLEAALRARRTGLR; encoded by the coding sequence ATGGCGGATCTCACCTTCGTATCGCGCCGAGACTCGAGCTTCAAAGAGTTCCCGCCCGCCTCTGCCCAGATCGCCATGGTCCTTCCCTTCTACGGAAACCTCACCGTGTGGATGCGCACTCCGGACGCCGGCGGCTGGCACTTCCCGACGAGCGCGCGCCGCTCAGGCGAGACGATCCTCGAAGTTGCGCGTCGCGAGCTCTGGGACGCCGCGCGCATCGTCGCGAATCGTCTCGACCTTCTCGGGGCGATCCGCTATGAGCTTCCGAAGCCGACGACCGCATACGTGTACATGTGCGAACTGGACCGCCTCTCGTGGTGGTACGACCTGCCCGACAAGGACAAGTGCGCGGAGCTCGGGGTCTTCGCGCGGCTGCCCAATCCGATCGCATCCGAGGCCGTCGAGATCGTTCTCGAGGCGGCCCTTCGCGCCCGCCGCACCGGCCTCCGCTAG
- a CDS encoding glycogen/starch synthase, with the protein MQIVFAAAEAAPYAKVGGLADVAGSLPQALAALGHDVTLYLPMHRTIDRAKFQITERAPMRSVPYGKTKVRVAYPSVVRDGVRVVFVRNDQRIGRDKVYGAPDDAKRYAFFCRAIFEDLLDSPPDVVHAHDWHAALLVPLVARARALAATSTVFTIHNLAYQGRTDASVLALVGLPRARLPIEDRNEANPMARAIVSADIVSTVSERYAQEILTDEFGERLQGLLRERRRRLFGIVNGIDTVAFDPATDRNIAARYSADDPGGKAACKKALQKEGGLAADARAPIFGVVGRLVEQKGVDLLTASASKLLDSGGQLVVLGSGDPAYEARWKALATRYAGKLWLTLGFDAALAQRIYAGSDLFLMPSRFEPCGLGQLISFRYGTIPVVHEVGGLAETVRDPRRDPAHGNGFSFAEYSPAAFDDAIARVMRTFRAGSDAWTELVRRVMREDHSWGASARRYVDLYKKASRARKAA; encoded by the coding sequence GTGCAGATCGTCTTTGCGGCCGCCGAGGCCGCTCCCTACGCCAAAGTCGGCGGCCTTGCTGACGTGGCGGGCAGTCTCCCTCAAGCGCTCGCGGCCCTCGGTCACGACGTCACGCTGTACCTGCCGATGCACCGGACCATCGACCGCGCGAAGTTCCAGATCACAGAGCGCGCGCCCATGCGCTCCGTGCCATACGGGAAGACGAAGGTGCGCGTCGCCTATCCCAGCGTCGTGCGCGATGGCGTGCGTGTCGTGTTCGTCCGCAACGATCAGCGCATCGGCCGCGACAAGGTCTACGGCGCGCCAGACGACGCGAAGCGCTACGCCTTCTTCTGCCGCGCGATATTCGAGGACCTTCTCGACTCGCCTCCCGACGTCGTTCACGCGCATGACTGGCACGCGGCGCTCCTCGTTCCGCTCGTCGCGCGTGCCCGCGCGCTCGCCGCGACCTCGACGGTGTTCACCATCCACAACCTCGCGTATCAGGGGCGGACCGACGCGAGCGTGCTCGCGCTCGTCGGTCTGCCGCGCGCGCGCCTGCCGATCGAGGATCGGAACGAGGCGAACCCGATGGCGCGCGCGATCGTCAGCGCCGACATCGTGAGCACGGTGAGCGAGCGCTACGCGCAGGAGATCCTCACCGACGAGTTCGGCGAGCGCCTCCAGGGCCTGCTGCGCGAGCGGCGCCGTCGCCTGTTCGGGATCGTGAATGGCATCGACACGGTCGCGTTCGATCCCGCGACGGATCGCAACATCGCGGCCCGCTACAGCGCCGACGACCCCGGCGGGAAGGCCGCGTGCAAGAAGGCGCTGCAGAAGGAGGGCGGGCTCGCCGCGGACGCGCGCGCCCCGATCTTCGGGGTCGTGGGCCGGCTGGTGGAGCAGAAGGGCGTCGATCTGTTGACCGCGTCGGCGTCGAAGCTGCTCGACTCCGGCGGACAGCTCGTCGTGCTCGGGAGCGGCGATCCCGCCTACGAGGCGAGATGGAAGGCGCTCGCGACGCGCTACGCCGGGAAGCTCTGGCTCACGCTCGGATTCGATGCCGCGCTCGCGCAGCGCATCTACGCGGGCTCCGACCTGTTCCTCATGCCGTCACGCTTCGAGCCGTGTGGACTCGGACAGCTCATCTCGTTCCGCTACGGGACCATCCCGGTCGTGCACGAGGTCGGTGGCCTGGCGGAGACGGTGCGCGATCCCCGTCGCGACCCGGCGCACGGCAACGGCTTCTCGTTCGCGGAGTACTCGCCCGCCGCCTTCGACGACGCGATCGCGCGAGTGATGCGCACCTTCAGGGCCGGTTCCGACGCCTGGACCGAGCTCGTGCGCCGAGTGATGCGCGAGGATCACTCCTGGGGCGCGTCGGCGAGACGCTACGTCGATCTGTACAAGAAAGCCTCGCGGGCACGCAAAGCCGCGTGA